A part of Aegilops tauschii subsp. strangulata cultivar AL8/78 chromosome 2, Aet v6.0, whole genome shotgun sequence genomic DNA contains:
- the LOC123497022 gene encoding uncharacterized protein: MVVPHYAYLMMKMPGTKGIITIAGEYQKSATCVAASSRLAESLVIAAERRLLDRVVAMAGTHPDLSPDPKESEYQGSFQPAKETKKIPLDPEHPEQFAIVGAHLDSK, translated from the coding sequence atggtggtgCCGCACTACGCCTACCTCATGATGAAGATGCCGGGTACCAAGGGCATTATCACCATAGCCGGCGAGTACCAGAAGTCGGCCACATGCGTTGctgccagcagtcggctggccgagtcccttgtcaTCGCTGCAGAAAGGCGACTCCTCgaccgggttgtggccatggccggcacgCATCCGGACTTGTCACCAGACCCCAAGGAGTCGGAGtatcagggctccttccagccggccaaagaaaccAAGAAGATTCCCTTGGACCCAGAGCACCCGGAACAGTTCGCTATCGTAGGGGCccacctggacagtaaatag